From Gloeocapsopsis sp. IPPAS B-1203, a single genomic window includes:
- a CDS encoding four helix bundle protein: protein MKDFRQLKIWEKAHALTLAVYQATRVFPKEELYGLTSQMRRACVSIPANIAEGCGRKGEAELARFLQISMGSASELEYYLFLSRDLHLLTSQEYENLAKALSELKRMLNSFIQKLIV from the coding sequence TTGAAAGACTTTAGACAGTTAAAAATATGGGAGAAAGCACACGCTCTAACGCTAGCAGTTTACCAAGCGACGCGAGTATTTCCTAAAGAGGAATTGTACGGATTGACAAGCCAAATGCGTCGTGCTTGCGTTTCAATTCCTGCTAATATTGCGGAAGGATGTGGTAGGAAAGGAGAAGCAGAATTAGCTCGCTTCTTGCAAATCTCTATGGGTTCAGCTAGTGAGCTAGAGTACTACCTGTTTCTGTCTAGGGATCTTCACTTACTGACAAGCCAAGAATACGAAAACTTAGCAAAAGCTCTAAGTGAGCTAAAGCGAATGTTAAATTCATTCATCCAAAAGCTTATTGTCTAG
- the ylqF gene encoding ribosome biogenesis GTPase YlqF: protein MTTPSIQWYPGHIAKAEKALKEQLKLVDVVLEVRDARIPLATHHPQVKEWVGNKTRVLVLNRIDMIQPQAQRMWTQWFREQGEEPYFTNAQKGDGVIAIAKAAQAAGVAVNQRRRDRGMLPRPVRAVVIGFPNVGKSALINRLLKRKVVESAARAGVTRQLRWVRISDQLELLDAPGVIPAKLNNQQAAFKLAICDDIGDASYDNQRVAATLVDLLKSLTVTAPELFPEDPLQRYKLDPTLFTGEAYIYTLAHQRYQGDVERTARSLLTDFRKGALGAISLELPPD from the coding sequence ATGACAACTCCCTCGATCCAATGGTACCCAGGTCACATTGCTAAAGCTGAAAAGGCACTCAAAGAACAGCTAAAGCTTGTTGATGTTGTGCTGGAAGTACGTGATGCGCGAATTCCTTTAGCGACACATCATCCGCAAGTCAAAGAGTGGGTGGGGAATAAAACGCGGGTTTTGGTATTGAACCGCATTGATATGATTCAACCACAAGCACAGCGAATGTGGACGCAGTGGTTCAGAGAACAGGGAGAAGAACCGTATTTTACAAATGCGCAAAAAGGTGATGGTGTCATTGCCATTGCTAAAGCAGCACAAGCTGCAGGAGTAGCAGTGAATCAACGACGACGCGATCGCGGTATGTTACCACGCCCTGTACGGGCTGTTGTCATTGGTTTTCCGAATGTTGGGAAATCAGCACTGATTAATCGGCTATTGAAGCGTAAAGTTGTCGAAAGTGCGGCGCGTGCTGGTGTGACGCGACAGTTACGCTGGGTGCGCATTTCGGATCAACTAGAATTACTAGATGCACCTGGGGTGATTCCAGCGAAGTTGAATAACCAACAAGCCGCTTTTAAGTTAGCGATTTGCGATGATATTGGTGATGCATCATATGATAATCAACGTGTCGCAGCTACTTTAGTTGACTTGCTCAAGTCTTTGACTGTCACCGCACCAGAATTATTTCCCGAAGATCCTCTACAGCGCTACAAACTCGATCCTACTTTGTTTACTGGTGAAGCTTATATCTATACCTTGGCACATCAACGCTATCAAGGTGATGTTGAGCGCACGGCACGATCACTCTTGACAGATTTCCGTAAAGGTGCATTAGGAGCAATTTCTTTAGAGTTGCCACCAGATTAG